In Polaribacter pacificus, the genomic window GTTCTAAATGCAATTCAATCTTATCCATCAAATCAGTCGTTTTTTTATTTCCAATAGCATAACCAGCAGTACAATTACCACCACTAGGAAATTTAGACCCACTTGCATACGAAATGGTTTTTACGGTAGACAAGATCTCTCCCTCACCTAAAAAATGCACGTTTGGACAAAAAGTTTGATCCAAAATAAAAACAGGTGCTATAGCTGTTTCTCCACTATCAGTAGTTCTTTGTTCACTTAAAGCATTTTTCAATGCTATTAAATCAGGGACTTCTACCCTAGGATTCGTTGGGATTTCTGCTATAATATACGGCACAGCATCTTGTTTGGCTATTGTAGTTAAAACCCTATCAATGCTTTGCACCATGTCATTGTCTCCGTCAACTGGTAAATCAACAACCTCTACATTAGCAATACAAGCAGCAACACGTCTTGCTTGATCATTTGTACCTCCATAACAGTTAGGAGGAACAATAAATTTAATTGCTTTTCCTTGATGGTTTTCTAAGGCATCATGAACCAAGCCCATCATAATTGCATATTGTACAGAGAGTCCACTTGAACCTGCAATTGCTTTGGTGTTAGAACCGGTTATTTCTTTGATGGTCTTTAGCACCAAATTTTTGTCCGATTGACTCGTTGTGTTTTTTAAATCAATTAAATTATTATTCGTTAAGGCTTTTAAAACACTTAGCGAGTTTACCGGCGTCATTGCAATGGTCTCTCTTCTTCTTACATGCTGTATATCTGACACATAATGATCGTTTTTAGTTCCGTTAACGATTAATATACTACCAAGTTGTCCGTAAAGATTGATGTAAAAATCAATCGTAGTAGAAAGTGCACTTTTGGAAATTTTATCCTCCTGTGAAATAAAAACAGTACTCCCATCAAATTTAGAAACTGTTTCGTTTTCTTTTAGTTGTTTTAACTCAAAGTTGTATCCATAAACATCATGAAGAAGTTTGGAGTCAAGAAAACTTGGTAAACTACCAGTGTATACTATTTGCGTCTTTTTATTCTCCAATAAATTTTTTCTAAGAATAGCCAAAACAGGAATCGATTTTGACGAAAAGCTAATCACATTTTTTGATTCAAGACTATATAACTTAGCAATAGCCCATTCCAGCACACATGATAGCGGATGTCCTAACCGAATATAATCATAAGCAGTAGGCAAATTATTAAGAGACGCTTCTGATGAATCATTGTTGTTAAACAAGTTTTCAAACTCATCTAAGAACTGGGTTTTAGCAAGCTCTTCATTGTAAATATCTAGACGATGCGTTGTGGTTTTTAACCAACCAACTGGCATATTTTCTAAAACATTTTCTATATAAGGGTACTGGGTATTTTCTTCCATAATGTATAAGACTAAATAGGCCGCAATTTACAGTATTTAGATTTGTTTTAAAAGCCTATAAAGGCATTAAATTCAGTAAAGAAAAAACTCTTTTATAGTGACCTATTTACCAAATTCCCATTGATATAAGTTTGCAAACACTTAATGTTGCTTAATTCACTTATTTTTGTTTTTAAAGGGTCTTGGTTAAGAATAATAAAATCAGCGTATTTTCCTTTTTCTAAAGAACCGATTTTATCTTCCATATTAATTTGCCAGGCAGCTGAAGTCGTTAATGATTGTATCGCTTCTAGCACAGTTATTCTTTGATCTTTACCCAAAACAACACCGGTACTCGTTTTGCGTTCAACAGCAGTTTGAATTAACCTAAAAGGATTGCTTTCAAACATTGGCTGATCTGCATGTAATGAATACTTTATATTGCTCTCTTGAACAGTGTGAATAGGCAGCATATTTGCTGCACGTTGAGTACCTAAAATATCAGTTTGTAAAGCATCTCCATAATAATACAAATGGTTTACATGAAAACTTGGTGTAAGATGAAGTTTTTTAAGTCGATTTACATTTTCTTTTGGCAACAATAAACAATGTTCTAATCGATGTCTTGAGGTAGAAAAATCAAGCTCAGTTGAAAGCTCTTCAAACACAGTAATCACTTCATTGATGGCGGCATCTCCTTGAGTGTGAATGGCAATTTGCCATCCTTTGGTATGATACGATCTTATAAAATTCTTTAAACTGTCTATTTTAACAAGTGCTTGTCCTCTACTCTCAACTGGAATATGCATTTTGAGGCTGGTAAGATCTGTATTTAAATAAGGTTCATTTAAGTACATACTTCCTGTATAAGGAGAACCATCATACCAATGCTTTACACCAATAATATCATAAAAGTCATTGACTTTTTGTTTGCGTTCTGGCATTAAATGACTCATATCATGCCTCATATACATAAAATGTCTAGGGTATTGCTTTCGCGTTGGAAACAAACCTACTGTAGCTAAAACATTTCCGAGTAATTGTGGGTGGTTATTTGACAAATGTTTAAATAAAAGTAGCGGTTTGCTATCTTCTATTGTGATCCCTGCCGAAACAATAGTTGTATTGCCATTTTTAGCATAGTCTAACATCACTTTTGATGCTGCAGCTCCAAGTTTTTTTGTCGTTAAAACTTCATTTTTTAAAACATCAAAAAAAGGTTTAACAGCTTCTTGTTCAATAATCTCTCCATTTAGGTTTCCATTATTGTCTTTACCATAATAACTATGCGCCGATGGATTTGGGGTATTTACATCAACCCCGACAAGCTCAAAAGCTTTGGTATTGGCCCAATAATTATGCAAACTTTGACTAAAAAAAAGCACTGGGTTATCGGGAGCGATTTTATCTAAATATTCAATAGACGGAGGTACTAAATCTTGTACTAAAATGGGGTCAATCCCTTTACAGATAACCCAGTCTCCTTTTTTTGTGCTTTTAACAATTTGCTCAAAACGTTCCCAAACCTCTTTGTTTGTTTTAAATTTAAAACCAGATAAATCATGCATTTCAGATAAAAACATACTGATAGAAAAATGAGTATGAGCATCAATAAAACCGGGCATTACTGTTGCGCCTTTTAAATCAACAATGTCCACATTTTTTAAATCGTACTTTTTAAGTTGTTCATTAGTGCCTATATCAACAATTTTACCATTCTCAACAAACATTGATTCTGCAAAATCATTCTCTTCATTTAATGTAATTATGTGTCCATTAGTATAAAGCGTAGGTAATGTCCTTCTAAAATCTCGTAAAAGATATGTGTATAGAATAAAAATCAAACCAATGATTAATAAACTTGTTTTCAGTGTTTTTTTCATGATAAGCTCTTAATATTTATCGTGTGATTATGTGCCTATGGACAGTGTTTTTTTTTAAGATCTT contains:
- a CDS encoding PLP-dependent transferase; translated protein: MEENTQYPYIENVLENMPVGWLKTTTHRLDIYNEELAKTQFLDEFENLFNNNDSSEASLNNLPTAYDYIRLGHPLSCVLEWAIAKLYSLESKNVISFSSKSIPVLAILRKNLLENKKTQIVYTGSLPSFLDSKLLHDVYGYNFELKQLKENETVSKFDGSTVFISQEDKISKSALSTTIDFYINLYGQLGSILIVNGTKNDHYVSDIQHVRRRETIAMTPVNSLSVLKALTNNNLIDLKNTTSQSDKNLVLKTIKEITGSNTKAIAGSSGLSVQYAIMMGLVHDALENHQGKAIKFIVPPNCYGGTNDQARRVAACIANVEVVDLPVDGDNDMVQSIDRVLTTIAKQDAVPYIIAEIPTNPRVEVPDLIALKNALSEQRTTDSGETAIAPVFILDQTFCPNVHFLGEGEILSTVKTISYASGSKFPSGGNCTAGYAIGNKKTTDLMDKIELHLELCDNEATALQYKILAEQLPSMNQRIKDAYINTRSFVNFIHENLPEAKINFVSEELAKQGFTPSVFSLDLPTKGNTDEEREAYKRALNLKLINLMIKEIPNESKYCVSYGQVKGCYWTIPATSTQGTTKEGDKDYIARVALSPSMDLELHKKVFLDFVKQM
- a CDS encoding amidohydrolase: MKKTLKTSLLIIGLIFILYTYLLRDFRRTLPTLYTNGHIITLNEENDFAESMFVENGKIVDIGTNEQLKKYDLKNVDIVDLKGATVMPGFIDAHTHFSISMFLSEMHDLSGFKFKTNKEVWERFEQIVKSTKKGDWVICKGIDPILVQDLVPPSIEYLDKIAPDNPVLFFSQSLHNYWANTKAFELVGVDVNTPNPSAHSYYGKDNNGNLNGEIIEQEAVKPFFDVLKNEVLTTKKLGAAASKVMLDYAKNGNTTIVSAGITIEDSKPLLLFKHLSNNHPQLLGNVLATVGLFPTRKQYPRHFMYMRHDMSHLMPERKQKVNDFYDIIGVKHWYDGSPYTGSMYLNEPYLNTDLTSLKMHIPVESRGQALVKIDSLKNFIRSYHTKGWQIAIHTQGDAAINEVITVFEELSTELDFSTSRHRLEHCLLLPKENVNRLKKLHLTPSFHVNHLYYYGDALQTDILGTQRAANMLPIHTVQESNIKYSLHADQPMFESNPFRLIQTAVERKTSTGVVLGKDQRITVLEAIQSLTTSAAWQINMEDKIGSLEKGKYADFIILNQDPLKTKISELSNIKCLQTYINGNLVNRSL